A single window of Salmo trutta unplaced genomic scaffold, fSalTru1.1, whole genome shotgun sequence DNA harbors:
- the LOC115186790 gene encoding zinc finger protein 2 homolog yields the protein GKSFDTSSHLIVHQRTHTGEKTYSCDQCGKSFTHSTSLKFHQRTHTGEKPFSCDQCGKSFTHRSSLISHQRIHTGEKPYICDECGKSFTCLRNLTLHQRTHTGEKPYSCTRCGKFFLKSNHLTIHQRRHTGEKPYSCTQCGKSFVQSGELKIHQRRHTGEKSYSCTRCGKSFVQSGELKIHQRTHTGEKPYSCDQCGKSFAASSTLTLHQRTHTGE from the coding sequence gggaagagttttgatacatctagccatcttattgtacaccaaagaacacacacaggagagaaaacttatagctgtgatcaatgtgggaagagttttactcattcaaccagcctgaaattccaccagagaacacacacaggagagaaaccttttagctgtgatcaatgtgggaagagttttactcatcgaagcagcctgatatcacaccagagaatacacacaggagagaaaccgtatatcTGTGatgagtgtgggaagagttttacttgcTTGCGCAATCTGActcttcaccagagaacacacacaggagagaaaccctatagctgtactcgatgtgggaagttttttttaaaatctaacCATCTGACGATACACcaaagaagacacacaggagagaaaccctatagctgtactcaatgtgggaagagttttgttcaatctggcgaactgaagatacaccagagaagacacacaggagagaaatcttatagctgtactcgatgtggcaagagttttgttcaatctggcgaactgaagatacaccagagaacacacacaggagagaaaccttatagctgtgatcaatgtgggaagagttttgctgcatctagcactctgactctacaccagagaacacacacaggagag